The Macadamia integrifolia cultivar HAES 741 chromosome 4, SCU_Mint_v3, whole genome shotgun sequence genome contains the following window.
GCACCCTAATCAAAGCCCTTAGTTACCATGGGTTAAGGAAAACTGCCTCCTAATTTTTATCTCTCCCCCTCTTTTAGTATATTTGTGATAGCCAAAGACACTTGGATACGAAGCAAGTAGTATTGTCATCAAATAAAAATGTTGAGAAAATATTCTCAAGATGTTCATGggagtaatctctctctctttccacgTAAATGATCTTTCTGCCCCCATCTATAAAACTGTTTTGTGGCTCCTCATTAGTGTACTTCTTATGCCTTTTACTCACACAATCCTCCACTATTTTTTTATGGCCTCATCAAAATCCTATAAATATTACTTTGCATACTTGTAAGTGAAAAGGGATGAGTAACCCTATTCAAAATTCTTTGCTTCATCCAAAATCACACATTCACATGCCTTTTTATACACTTCTATTCAAAGCAAAACATGCAGCTTACTTGGTGAAGTTTGGGTATAAGAACAATTCTGGCTTAATGGATCTAGTTTTCCTTAATCCATCATGGAGGAACTCCTTCCTGTATAATCATCATTGTGCTTCGATGAAAAGAACATCTAAGGACATTTCAAATCTTATATTAGTGGGTGGACCCCTTAACGGCGAGTCGGCGAGTCGGTGGGTGGGGGGTTAACTTTTTCCTTACCATTCATCAAGTTTTGTATCAGATATAGAAATTTCCTCATGatggatttttttatgatttttgacTCGTACTTTGAATGTGCGGGTTTTACATGAATGATACCCTTTTCAGAATAACCATTGCTGTGGCATATATATTCTTACCCGCATTGACATGTTGGGGAACCCTATTTGAATCAcggtttcaaaatttaaaatcaaatcggTCGAATCGAAATCGTTTGTGAGACCATAATTCGTGATGTTAGGGCTTTTGGGACCGGGACCGGGACCGGGACCGGGACGGGGACCGGATCCTTGTGAAACCCGAAGGGTCGATTATAGGGTTTCCGAGACCGTTTCTACCCCGATTCTACGTTCACAAAGCTATCCCAGTTCAAAAAGTGGAAATATATTCgcttatttctttccctccaaaCTCCGAAGGGCTCCCTACGTAAGTAATTTAGTTGGATCTGGAAGGAAGACGAAAATCAAAATGGCGGGAACAAAGGAATCTGAGGTTCCCAGTCTCagaatatcatcatcatctccttcTTCGGCCAGGGAGAAACAGATGGGGAAGAACAATCCAGTAGCGGGGCTTTGCTGGAGGGAGGAAGTGGATCAGAACTTGAAGAGGCTTCACTCGCTTTTGTTCGGTGCCGATATCGCTCTGGAAAGAAGAGATTTCTCCTCCGCCCAAATCCTCGGTCTCCGTCTCCTTGGCTTCCTCGACTCGCACACTCGCAATGATATTGACGAGGCCTTCATCCACCCTATTCGAAGAGAAGTCGCTTCGAAGATCGATACTGCTCGCCGCTCCCTTGCTCCAGAATCCGATCGGTAGGTTTCTCTCCACTTCTACCTTAATTTCAGACTCGAATTTGGTCGTTACTGGTTTTTATATCTTCCTTGCAAGCGGAATGTCCATTTGATGTTCTCGCATATTTAAAAGTGATAGGAGAACAAATTTCCCCCCTCCGACTAGAAATTTAGAGTGACGAGTGTAGGTTTTCGTTAGCCGATCATCTATTGGGTGGTTTTTCCTATTCGAATTTATAAGAAGACACCGTTTAGTACTAATTAGATCGAGTAATCCGAGCATTTGATTATGCAAAAGCATTTTCCCGTCTCGTATTTATACACTGTGATGTGAAATGGTGATGGTTGGTGCTCGTATGAATTCAGCCAGGCTTTTGAGCAAGCCAAAAAAGATCCAGGCTGCGTGTTTGTGAAGAAGGGGGATATTGACATTGAGAAGGTCAAGCATTCAAAGTATTTCCGTGATTTCCTTCAAAAACCTAAGGTGAGAACTGCTGTTCCAGGGGTATGGAGTACTTTCCTTTGCCACTGTGTTCGCGATTTCGTTATATCTTATAAGCTGTAAATGGTGATATTGTAACTCTGCTACACTCTCAAACTGAAATCTCTATGATTCTTTGGTGGCCGTTACTTGtgaattataagtaaaatgaTTCCACAATTTCAGATTCACTGCTCATTAGGAAGCATTAACTCGGACACTCTTCAAAGCTGTAGATCTGGGGAAGGTCATTCATCTCAGGCAGGTCGACTGAATAGGCAGAACGATGAGTTGAATTGCAAGCCTTCAAAAATAATGACACAAGCCAAGTTAACATCTATATATGGCAACAAGGTGAAGGAAAATTATAGTTCATACAAGCATCAGCTGAACTCCAGAAGTAACAGCTCAGAGGAATGCACTATAGTAGAAAAACCTTACTCTTCTAATCAGAGCCATCATAAAGGCCATGGGGTCACCTCATTTCTGCAAGCTGAAGAGGAAGCCAAACCTCATGGTGGCTATGGAATAAAACGTGCACATATGGAAACTGGTAGCCCCAGGATTGAATGTATCAAGTCTCCATCAAGCACTGAGGAAGCTAATGCTGATGTTTCTGGCAATGGATTTGTCACTGCGAGAGCAAAATTGGTATTCACTTTCCTTCTAAATGCAGTTTCTTATTGGTTTCACCATCCTGACTGTTGGATGGTGGTCGTTTTGCTTTGATTCTTTCATGTTATTTAATTTTGTTTGTCTCCACAAATCGTATAGATTAGGTGCTGCAATTCCCAACAATCATGAACAGTTTTGACCATATAAAGAGAGCTTTTAGCTGCATTCACCACTGCAGATTATactcattctctcttcccttttcatTTAATATTGTTAAGGTTCTTGTTAATgatctcattttctttttggcAGGAAATGGATGCAAGACAGAAGCGTGGCTTGGCAGGATCACCAAGTTCTTCTGTCTCCCCTCAAAGTGATAACAATTCAGTTGGTAGAGGTTATGGTGTTAGATCAGGTGGTTTTCCTCGTCGTGGTATTCGAAGTAATTTTGTTCCTCCTATTAGATCCAGTGGAGCCAATAATGGCCATACAACTTCACGAAATTCAGGGAAGGGTGATGATGCATTAGATGACTCAACAAGGAGATGGTTAGTCATTTCAAGTGGTTCTTATGGTTTTAGAAATTCGAGCTAGACCTAGTACCCACTTTACGTACGCAACTTCTTCTAAATTTATCTGTTGTTGCCTTTCTTCATCTCTCTAACATAGTTTTAGGAAGTTCTAATGATACAAATACATCTTTGCTGAGATGacagtttatttttatttttattttttaattatgaaaGATGGCTGTGAATTGAAAGTATTAAAAGTGATTCATTTTAACCTTTTGTATGCTTGGTTTTAGTTTGGAAATATTATGTGG
Protein-coding sequences here:
- the LOC122075691 gene encoding ATPase family AAA domain-containing protein FIGL1, whose amino-acid sequence is MAGTKESEVPSLRISSSSPSSAREKQMGKNNPVAGLCWREEVDQNLKRLHSLLFGADIALERRDFSSAQILGLRLLGFLDSHTRNDIDEAFIHPIRREVASKIDTARRSLAPESDRQAFEQAKKDPGCVFVKKGDIDIEKVKHSKYFRDFLQKPKIHCSLGSINSDTLQSCRSGEGHSSQAGRLNRQNDELNCKPSKIMTQAKLTSIYGNKVKENYSSYKHQLNSRSNSSEECTIVEKPYSSNQSHHKGHGVTSFLQAEEEAKPHGGYGIKRAHMETGSPRIECIKSPSSTEEANADVSGNGFVTARAKLEMDARQKRGLAGSPSSSVSPQSDNNSVGRGYGVRSGGFPRRGIRSNFVPPIRSSGANNGHTTSRNSGKGDDALDDSTRRCLEILCGPDGELPEKLKNLEPRLIEHVSNEIMDRDPNVRWDDIAGLDHAKKCVTEMVIWPLIRPDLFKGCRSPGKGLLLFGPPGTGKTMIGKAIAGEAKATFFYISASSLTSKWIGEGEKLVRALFGVASCRQPAVIFVDEIDSLLSQRKSEGEHEASRRLKTQFLIEMEGFDGGNEQILLVGATNRPQELDEAARRRLTKRLYIPLPSSEARAWIIKNLLKKDGLFNLSEEDIEAICKLTEGYSGSDMKNLVKDASMGPLREALRQGVEITKLKKEDMRPVTLLDFKNALPEVRPSVSLNELGIYEEWNRQFGSLSL